One region of Deltaproteobacteria bacterium genomic DNA includes:
- a CDS encoding response regulator, with the protein MGDTMERLLRERARLVHIGLAVTIVLLLAGEVWMNGRVNTVAVIQLAHLALVLAGLGALWLARSARLVVGITLVEFAMAAAAIAAVGVVQIDPLRMGITMILASLAIAVVMPWGTVPQAVAVGIAGIATGVALWLLPASLVTAREIALEAGALLGSVLVARVIRQQLVAIERERNEARRQAEALARSEALFRTMFEASALGMVRFREDRSIIEVNDALARLLDVPRDALAGQPIDSVVHPDDRIDDGLLAELASGRCEHYQGEVRLVQPSGGASVWGQLTLSSVRDLDGRPSFVAMIDDATARRLAEQELERARREAEAAAQAKGRFLAIMSHEIRTPLNAVLGFNELLAGTELDETQRHFVETIGRSGRHLTQIINDVLDFSKIESGGLTLERIAVDLGDVVRNTVRMFQPDAEAKGLVLRCDIDECIRPAVLADPKRLRQIITNLVGNAIKFTDRGSVVVRVRCIGGEGDRGVVRIDVEDTGVGIPPEVQRKLFRPFVQADSSTTRKYGGTGLGLAISKQLVELMGGVIEVASEPGRGTTFSVTLPLERAPDDEVARNASRTFAAARAPRPTLQGLRVLVAEDDETSRQLVQRLLARLGCTVAFASNGQEAVEAVARDAYPIVLMDVDMPVMDGIEATHRIRAQFRDDVQPYIVALTAHAMPGDRERCEAAGMNDFVAKPLRLADLEAALSRAIDDTELGPAAWRN; encoded by the coding sequence ATGGGGGACACGATGGAGAGGCTGCTACGCGAGCGAGCGCGCCTCGTCCACATAGGTCTGGCGGTCACGATCGTTCTGCTTCTGGCGGGCGAAGTGTGGATGAACGGCCGGGTCAACACCGTTGCGGTCATCCAGTTGGCCCACCTGGCGCTCGTACTCGCCGGGCTCGGGGCGCTGTGGCTCGCTCGATCAGCGCGGCTCGTCGTGGGGATCACCCTCGTCGAGTTTGCGATGGCAGCGGCTGCGATCGCCGCGGTCGGTGTCGTCCAGATCGATCCGCTGCGCATGGGCATCACCATGATCCTCGCGAGCCTGGCGATCGCCGTCGTCATGCCGTGGGGCACCGTGCCCCAGGCGGTTGCGGTCGGGATCGCGGGCATCGCGACGGGGGTCGCGTTGTGGCTGTTGCCGGCGTCCCTCGTGACGGCGCGCGAGATCGCCCTCGAGGCCGGTGCGCTGCTCGGGTCCGTGCTGGTCGCGCGCGTCATCCGCCAGCAGCTCGTCGCCATCGAGCGCGAGCGCAACGAGGCGCGGCGGCAGGCGGAGGCGCTGGCGCGGAGCGAGGCGCTGTTTCGTACGATGTTCGAAGCATCCGCGCTGGGCATGGTTCGGTTCCGCGAAGATCGCTCGATCATCGAGGTCAACGACGCGCTCGCCCGCCTTCTCGACGTTCCGCGCGACGCGCTCGCCGGGCAACCGATCGACTCGGTCGTCCACCCCGACGATCGAATCGACGACGGACTGCTTGCGGAGCTGGCGTCCGGACGGTGCGAGCACTACCAGGGCGAAGTGCGGCTCGTCCAGCCGTCGGGCGGTGCATCCGTGTGGGGACAGCTTACGCTGTCGTCGGTCCGGGACCTGGACGGACGGCCGTCTTTCGTCGCCATGATCGACGACGCGACCGCGCGCCGACTTGCCGAGCAAGAGCTGGAGCGCGCGCGCCGGGAAGCAGAGGCGGCAGCACAGGCCAAAGGGCGGTTCTTGGCGATCATGAGCCACGAGATCCGTACGCCGCTCAACGCGGTGCTCGGGTTCAACGAGCTGTTGGCCGGGACCGAGCTCGACGAGACGCAGCGCCACTTCGTCGAGACGATCGGCCGGTCGGGACGCCACCTCACGCAGATCATCAACGACGTCCTCGATTTCTCCAAGATCGAATCGGGCGGTCTCACGCTCGAGCGGATTGCGGTCGACTTGGGCGACGTCGTCCGCAACACGGTTCGCATGTTCCAGCCGGACGCGGAGGCCAAGGGGTTGGTCCTGCGCTGCGACATCGACGAATGCATCCGCCCGGCGGTGCTCGCCGACCCGAAGCGCCTGCGCCAGATCATCACCAACCTGGTGGGCAACGCGATCAAATTCACGGACCGCGGCAGCGTCGTGGTGCGCGTGCGCTGCATCGGCGGTGAGGGCGACCGCGGAGTGGTCCGCATCGACGTCGAGGACACGGGCGTCGGCATTCCGCCGGAGGTCCAGCGCAAGCTGTTCCGTCCGTTCGTCCAGGCCGACAGCTCGACGACGCGCAAATACGGCGGCACCGGGCTCGGGCTTGCGATCAGCAAGCAACTCGTCGAACTCATGGGCGGCGTGATCGAAGTCGCGAGCGAGCCGGGACGCGGAACCACGTTCTCCGTCACGCTGCCGCTGGAGCGCGCGCCCGACGACGAGGTGGCGCGCAACGCCAGCCGCACGTTTGCGGCCGCGCGTGCGCCGCGGCCGACATTGCAGGGGCTGCGCGTGCTGGTAGCCGAGGACGACGAAACCAGCCGCCAGTTGGTGCAGCGGCTACTTGCACGGCTCGGTTGTACGGTTGCATTTGCATCCAATGGACAGGAAGCCGTCGAAGCGGTCGCGCGGGACGCATACCCGATCGTGCTGATGGACGTCGACATGCCGGTCATGGACGGCATCGAGGCCACGCACCGCATTCGCGCGCAATTTCGCGACGACGTCCAGCCCTACATCGTCGCGCTCACCGCCCACGCGATGCCCGGAGATCGCGAGCGCTGCGAAGCCGCCGGGATGAACGACTTCGTCGCCAAGCCGTTGCGACTGGCCGACCTGGAAGCGGCTCTGTCGCGCGCGATCGACGACACGGAACTCGGCCCGGCTGCCTGGCGCAACTGA